Proteins from a genomic interval of Plasmodium reichenowi strain SY57 chromosome 11, whole genome shotgun sequence:
- a CDS encoding protein phosphatase 2C, whose protein sequence is MGAYLSSPKTNKESLDGGNLELDPSRYGLSCMQGWRKNMEDAHICYNNLKFNEIEEDVSIYGVFDGHGGPNVSKWISYNFRRIFIRCLKEANEEMIKKNMKRSENYKLKLIKLTLEKTFLKLDEEMLLSENQEKLKKYSVPTQENEEESDTRENYIYSILNDIISKNISIKAIEKDGKRCLQVVYNKDGSPVEEGNTDGSGTSSLNQEQQEHNQLYEDGNDNNNSNNNNNNNNISPNLYGTNGENILRSDENYDSSNLNLGDNQDRKNYDDIENLGDNNNSSNDMLKKDDASSDILTATTSTNDMKDEDKKNNYLVEKNEHMKKENNNCEENSEQNKQVNGMSSYNKALIEGAMGESIDEKGLLNLNDIKTNNILIDNNNDNNNNNNNNNNSSSNDPSMFSTAYAHHCNNNEGTVSDYLNNEENNETNNIKRLKKDICNDEKGNTQNDIKEEDKMRNMETYMNEPIDGVKSELTYDNLKSMEEQEKNGEIEQGINNMIDHFQSNNLLNNENTNGNINSYTNDDIHNNGSLQGYEQDGIIQNRNNGDEVNNADIERLAYDEASANVIDNNINNDIHEEDEDDDHNNNDEETGEDDCNGVYSSEELRLFENYYSNDYEDNIAYSCGSTALVAVILKGYLIVANAGDSRAIVCFNGNSLGMSTDHKPHLQTEEARIKKAGGYIANGRVDGNLNLTRAIGDLHYKRDPFLPQKDQKISAFPEITCVTLTPEDEFLFLACDGIWDCKDGQDVVGFVKTRLEKFEEIPDDPNNSLDNTENSEHMKTNNNSDQNEKLKSEDQNNMNNEQENILNISNNDFQKNENLLNENNMDNINMQEKSETEEDLDLERDEDKYDAPPVIERKKYEKFNKLSQICEELCDECLSNNYKENDGIGCDNMTCLIVQYNPEYKIHTEKKFLNIDDIE, encoded by the coding sequence aTGGGTGCATATTTATCATCACCAAAAACAAATAAGGAATCTTTAGATGGAGGTAATTTAGAATTAGATCCTAGTAGGTATGGTTTATCGTGCATGCAAGGATGGAGAAAGAATATGGAAGATGCacatatatgttataataatttaaagTTCAATGAAATTGAAGAAGATGTTTCTATATATGGTGTTTTTGATGGACATGGTGGTCCAAATGTGTCTAAATGGATATCTTATAATTTCCGTCGCATATTTATAAGATGTTTAAAAGAAGCTAATGAagaaatgataaaaaagaatatgaaaagatctgaaaattataaattaaaattaataaaattaactcttgaaaaaacatttttaaaattagATGAAGAAATGTTATTATCAGAAAATCAGGAgaaattaaagaaatatagTGTACCTACAcaagaaaatgaagaagaatCTGATACAAGAgagaattatatatactctatattaaatgatataatatctAAAAATATTAGTATTAAAGCTATAGAAAAAGATGGAAAGAGGTGTTTACAAGTTGTTTATAACAAGGATGGTAGTCCAGTAGAAGAAGGAAATACTGATGGTAGTGGTACATCATCTTTAAATCAAGAACAACAAGAACATAATCAGTTATATGAAGATGGTAatgataacaataatagtaataataataataataataataatatatctcCTAATTTGTATGGTACTAATGGAGAGAATATTTTAAGAAGCGATGAAAATTATGATTCATCTAATTTAAATTTAGGTGATAATCAAGATAGGAAGaattatgatgatattgaaaatttaggtgataataataatagtagtaaTGATATGCTTAAAAAAGATGATGCATCATCAGATATTTTAACTGCAACTACTTCGACAAATGATATGAAAGATGAAGAcaagaaaaataattatcttgttgaaaaaaatgaacatatgaaaaaggaaaataataattgtgAAGAAAATAGTGAGCAAAATAAGCAAGTAAATGGTATGTCATCTTATAATAAGGCATTAATAGAGGGAGCAATGGGTGAATCAATTGATGAGAAAGgattattaaatttaaatgatataaaaacaaataatatattaatagataacaataatgataacaacaacaacaacaataataataataatagtagtagtaACGATCCTTCAATGTTTAGTACTGCTTATGCACATcattgtaataataatgaaggGACTGTAAGTGATTATCttaataatgaagaaaataacgaaacaaataatattaaaaggTTGAAGAAAGATATATGTAATGATGAGAAAGGAAACACACAGAATGATATAAAAGAGGAGGACAAAATGAGAAATATGGAAACATATATGAATGAACCAATTGATGGTGTAAAATCTGAATTAACttatgataatttaaaatcTATGGAAGAACAAGAAAAGAATGGAGAAATTGAACAAggaataaataatatgatagATCATTTTCAAagtaataatttattaaataatgaaaatacaaatggaaatataaattcttatacaaatgatgatattcataataatgGTTCATTACAAGGATATGAACAAGACGgaattatacaaaatagGAATAATGGAGATGAAGTAAATAATGCAGATATAGAAAGATTAGCATATGATGAAGCCTCAGCTAATGttattgataataatataaataatgatatacatgaagaagatgaagatgatgatcataataataatgatgaagaaaCAGGAGAAGATGATTGTAATGGTGTTTATTCTTCCGAAGAATTAAGATTATttgaaaattattattcaaatgattatgaagataatataGCATATAGTTGTGGATCAACTGCATTAGTAGCTGTTATATTAAAAGGATATTTAATTGTAGCTAATGCTGGAGATTCTAGAGCTATTGTATGTTTCAACGGAAATTCTTTAGGTATGTCTACTGATCATAAACCACATTTACAAACAGAAGAAGCTCGTATTAAAAAGGCGGGTGGATATATAGCTAATGGTAGGGTTGATGGAAATTTAAATTTGACTAGAGCTATTGGAGATTTACATTATAAAAGAGATCCATTTTTACCACAGAAAGATCAAAAAATATCAGCCTTCCCAGAAATCACATGTGTTACTTTAACACCAGAAGATGAATTTTTGTTTCTTGCATGTGATGGTATATGGGATTGTAAAGATGGTCAAGATGTTGTCGGTTTTGTAAAAACTAGACTTGAAAAATTTGAGGAAATTCCAGATGATCCAAATAATTCTTTGGATAATACAGAAAATAGTGAACATATGAAaactaataataattcagatcaaaatgaaaaattaaaaagtgaagatcaaaataatatgaataatgaacaagaaaatattttaaatatatcaaataatgatttccaaaaaaatgaaaatttattaaacGAAAACaatatggataatataaacatgCAGGAAAAAAGTGAGACGGAAGAAGATTTAGATTTAGAAAGAGATGAAGATAAATATGATGCTCCACCTGTTATTgaaagaaagaaatatgaaaagtttaataaattatcaCAAATTTGTGAAGAATTATGTGACGAATGTTTATctaataattataaagaaaatgatgGTATAGGTTGTGATAATATGACATGTTTGATAGTTCAGTATAATCctgaatataaaatacaCACAGAAAAGAAATTTCTTAATATCGACGATATTGAATAA